The Rhizobium sp. BT03 genome has a window encoding:
- a CDS encoding class I SAM-dependent methyltransferase, which translates to MNMLPLPFAVHFDPTNQELLLTGKMRPESANEIADALKLVRQSLEKYSGVIYLNVKRLTHINMTAFSALSDILRAHCRTRPERKIVIITSSVVAWSTSLFQTLAASQPNLSVEVYDSAFYPGQTFVEDESFIPILRTQTKMTWRHERELLPRHGLRNGLVMADICCGIGDFAALVQREFKPERLVALDHSVRSLEYARKVAADFDLQGIEYTYGDASQMLLRDNQFDFVTCRHSLQIFNRPEMLLRELYRICRPGGRVYITNEKNSHCLGEPHAETIKWTYEEVAKLFRHFDMDVEMGPKSRHLLADAGFDNIKVDCFMVTNLDGDPQDFADIIEAWENVYAGEMAVRRGDSVDFIRRFRQGFKDHIFAALHPKGYAGWPIWAASGRKPL; encoded by the coding sequence ATGAACATGCTTCCCCTGCCCTTCGCCGTCCATTTTGATCCGACAAATCAGGAGCTGCTGCTGACCGGCAAGATGCGGCCGGAAAGTGCAAACGAGATTGCCGATGCCCTCAAGCTGGTGCGGCAAAGTTTGGAAAAATACAGCGGCGTCATCTACCTGAATGTCAAACGCCTGACGCATATCAACATGACGGCCTTCTCAGCGCTCTCCGATATTCTGAGGGCACACTGCCGGACCAGGCCGGAGCGGAAGATCGTCATCATCACGTCGAGCGTGGTGGCCTGGTCGACTTCGCTGTTCCAGACCCTGGCTGCATCGCAGCCGAACCTGTCGGTTGAAGTCTACGATTCGGCGTTTTATCCGGGCCAGACCTTTGTCGAGGATGAGAGCTTCATTCCCATTCTGCGCACCCAGACGAAAATGACGTGGAGGCACGAACGCGAACTGCTGCCGCGTCACGGTCTGCGCAACGGTCTTGTCATGGCCGATATCTGCTGCGGAATCGGCGATTTCGCCGCCCTGGTTCAACGGGAATTCAAACCGGAACGGCTTGTCGCGCTTGATCATTCGGTGCGCAGCCTCGAATATGCCCGCAAGGTCGCTGCCGACTTCGACCTGCAGGGGATAGAGTACACCTATGGCGACGCCTCCCAGATGCTGCTTCGGGACAATCAATTCGACTTCGTCACCTGCCGGCATTCGCTGCAGATCTTCAACCGTCCCGAGATGCTGCTCAGGGAGCTTTACCGCATCTGCAGGCCCGGCGGCCGTGTCTACATCACCAACGAAAAAAATTCGCATTGCCTGGGCGAGCCGCATGCGGAAACGATCAAATGGACATACGAGGAGGTCGCCAAACTGTTCAGGCACTTCGACATGGATGTCGAGATGGGGCCGAAAAGCCGCCATCTCCTTGCCGATGCGGGATTCGACAATATCAAGGTCGATTGCTTCATGGTGACCAACCTCGACGGGGATCCTCAGGACTTCGCCGACATCATCGAAGCCTGGGAAAATGTCTATGCCGGCGAGATGGCGGTGCGGCGCGGCGACTCCGTGGATTTTATCCGCAGGTTCCGGCAAGGATTCAAGGATCACATCTTTGCGGCCCTTCACCCCAAGGGTTATGCAGGCTGGCCGATCTGGGCAGCCTCAGGGCGAAAGCCACTGTGA
- a CDS encoding sugar phosphate isomerase/epimerase, translating to MMQKLLIFQSLWAMERRHTDGVERTLDENIAMISEAGFDGISAHYTSRRDVVALNEAIRGTGLKVEAVCFPRCVEDLRLPLELAAEFPVSHINLQPDIRPRRIDACLPLLDGWMLLAEDAGIPVFIETHRDRMTTDLFFTLDLLEERPELPLLADLSHFLVGREFAFPVDEENHALIRRILRNAQAFHGRVGSREQVQIEISFPHHRPWVDLFLEWWEYGFRHWRSRAADDAELVFTCELGPKPYAITGRDGNDQTDRWAEALALRQMVHALWAATA from the coding sequence GTGATGCAGAAGCTGCTGATCTTTCAGTCGCTCTGGGCCATGGAGCGTCGGCACACGGATGGGGTCGAGCGCACACTCGACGAGAACATCGCGATGATCTCCGAGGCCGGCTTCGACGGCATCAGCGCGCATTACACCAGCCGCCGGGATGTCGTTGCCCTCAACGAGGCCATCCGGGGCACCGGCTTGAAGGTCGAGGCGGTCTGCTTCCCTCGCTGCGTCGAGGATCTACGTCTGCCGCTGGAACTGGCCGCGGAATTTCCGGTCAGCCACATCAACCTGCAACCCGATATCCGCCCGCGCCGCATCGATGCCTGCCTGCCGCTTCTCGATGGCTGGATGCTTCTTGCTGAAGATGCCGGCATTCCCGTGTTCATCGAAACGCATCGCGACAGGATGACGACGGACCTGTTCTTTACGCTGGATCTGCTGGAAGAGCGTCCCGAACTGCCGCTGCTGGCCGACCTGTCGCATTTCCTGGTCGGCCGTGAATTCGCCTTTCCGGTCGATGAGGAGAATCATGCGCTGATCCGGCGCATTCTGCGGAATGCCCAGGCATTTCACGGCCGGGTTGGCTCGCGCGAACAGGTGCAGATCGAGATCTCCTTTCCGCATCACCGGCCCTGGGTCGATCTCTTCCTCGAATGGTGGGAGTATGGTTTTCGCCACTGGCGATCACGCGCCGCCGATGATGCCGAGCTCGTTTTTACCTGCGAGCTCGGTCCCAAACCCTATGCGATCACGGGCAGAGACGGCAACGACCAGACGGACCGGTGGGCGGAGGCGCTGGCGCTGCGGCAGATGGTGCATGCGTTGTGGGCGGCCACTGCCTGA
- a CDS encoding SpoIIE family protein phosphatase — protein MDARSPKTPAGIGFRAKFILVVGGAVLFDLLVSGGLALWNVQRLSRDATLEVGQGLEAASQEYIRTYADSTAAQVSLLLRQVHSDVSTLAGVLQAQIDDPARNSDVGAAIARTSPGSVSLSYDQQGKWSQNAPGSVSVVSVWGYLLGQDRKPRPDVESDIRTSAVLDLVAPSLMQHGASKLQMYYIGSKDRPIFRTAPYTDQAQTFDRLYPGHNEANFWDFFFPGLYESWQGWAKDIKTRPVAGDITQTAPYTDAITGKLIVSFFHPLWTADRKDVAGTAGADITLDQLAQTVENVKVAQSGFGFLAMSDGNVVAINSTGEQTLGLRSASGASGTGVTGLERSLKGSSQPAIAKLALDREQGLQHLLLQQDGSEVPYIVIVKKLPATNLWVSGPVRQEAMLLGLVVPEREIDASLYAAQAKISEATNRIVLYQILAILMSLLIVTIAVFAASKRITSGISALAGAAKRIQAKDYSVRVAISSRDEVGEAGEAFNRMAEEISYHTENLEQLVEERTAQIEDAKEEISTLNAQLQRENRRLGTELAVAERIQLMVLPLDQELEDFQALEIAAYMRPAEEVGGDYYDVLKNGSRLKIGIGDVTGHGLESGVLMLMVQSVARALQEAGNTDAVKFLTDLNSALFKNIVRTKIDKHLTLAFLDYDGKEMILSGQHEEVVIVRANGEVERIDTMDLGIPIGLEADISTFIKTRQIAFEKGDLILLHTDGVTEAENDAGELFGMERLCREAVRLKDLSAEKIVAEIVATLMLFIGSQKIYDDITLLAVRHR, from the coding sequence ATGGACGCGAGATCACCGAAGACCCCGGCAGGAATAGGCTTTCGGGCAAAATTCATCCTGGTCGTCGGCGGAGCTGTGCTCTTCGACCTGCTGGTCAGCGGCGGGCTGGCGCTTTGGAACGTTCAGAGGCTGTCGCGCGACGCAACGCTCGAGGTCGGCCAGGGTCTCGAAGCGGCAAGCCAGGAATATATCCGCACCTATGCCGACTCGACCGCGGCTCAGGTGAGTTTGCTGCTGCGGCAGGTTCATAGCGACGTCAGTACGCTCGCAGGCGTGCTTCAGGCGCAGATCGACGATCCCGCGCGCAATTCGGACGTCGGCGCCGCAATCGCCCGCACATCACCCGGCAGCGTCAGCCTTTCCTACGATCAGCAGGGGAAATGGTCTCAGAACGCTCCGGGCTCGGTCTCGGTCGTCAGCGTGTGGGGTTACCTGCTCGGGCAGGACCGGAAGCCTAGACCCGACGTCGAGAGCGATATCCGCACCAGCGCGGTTCTGGATCTTGTGGCGCCGAGCCTGATGCAGCACGGTGCCTCGAAGCTGCAGATGTATTATATCGGCTCGAAAGACCGGCCGATCTTCCGAACCGCACCCTATACCGACCAGGCTCAGACCTTCGACCGCCTTTATCCTGGACATAACGAGGCCAATTTCTGGGACTTCTTTTTCCCGGGACTTTACGAATCCTGGCAGGGCTGGGCCAAGGATATCAAGACGCGGCCGGTCGCAGGCGACATCACCCAGACGGCACCCTATACGGATGCCATTACCGGCAAGCTGATCGTCAGTTTCTTTCATCCGCTATGGACGGCCGACAGGAAGGATGTCGCAGGCACCGCCGGCGCCGACATCACGCTCGACCAGCTGGCGCAGACGGTCGAAAATGTCAAAGTGGCGCAATCCGGCTTTGGGTTTCTGGCAATGTCCGACGGCAATGTCGTCGCGATCAACAGCACCGGTGAACAAACCCTCGGCCTGCGTTCCGCCAGCGGTGCGAGCGGAACCGGCGTGACCGGCCTGGAGCGCTCGCTGAAGGGAAGCTCCCAGCCCGCGATCGCCAAACTGGCCTTGGACCGCGAACAGGGCCTTCAGCATTTGCTGTTGCAGCAGGACGGCAGCGAGGTCCCCTATATCGTCATCGTCAAGAAACTGCCTGCGACCAATCTCTGGGTCAGCGGCCCGGTTCGGCAGGAGGCGATGCTGCTTGGGCTGGTCGTGCCCGAGCGAGAAATCGATGCCTCGCTCTATGCCGCCCAGGCCAAAATCTCCGAGGCGACGAACCGGATCGTGCTCTACCAAATTCTGGCGATCCTGATGTCCCTGCTGATCGTGACGATCGCGGTATTTGCCGCCTCGAAAAGAATAACCAGCGGAATCAGCGCATTGGCAGGCGCTGCCAAACGCATTCAGGCGAAGGATTATTCGGTCAGGGTGGCCATCTCGAGCAGGGACGAAGTCGGCGAGGCCGGTGAAGCCTTCAACCGCATGGCCGAAGAAATCAGCTATCACACCGAAAATCTCGAGCAGCTCGTCGAAGAGCGAACCGCTCAAATCGAAGATGCGAAAGAAGAGATTTCGACGCTGAACGCACAGCTGCAGCGGGAAAACAGACGTCTTGGAACGGAGCTCGCCGTCGCCGAGCGTATCCAGCTGATGGTTCTTCCGCTCGATCAGGAGCTCGAGGACTTTCAGGCGCTCGAGATCGCGGCCTATATGAGACCGGCGGAAGAAGTCGGCGGCGATTATTACGACGTCTTGAAGAACGGAAGCCGGTTGAAGATCGGCATCGGCGACGTCACCGGACATGGGCTCGAAAGCGGCGTGTTGATGTTGATGGTTCAGTCCGTCGCCCGCGCCCTGCAGGAAGCCGGAAATACCGATGCGGTGAAATTTCTCACAGATCTGAACAGCGCCCTGTTTAAAAATATCGTCAGGACGAAAATCGATAAGCACCTCACTCTGGCGTTTCTTGACTACGACGGAAAAGAGATGATCCTGTCGGGACAACACGAAGAAGTTGTCATCGTCAGGGCAAACGGCGAGGTCGAACGTATCGACACCATGGATCTGGGCATACCGATCGGGCTGGAGGCCGATATCTCAACCTTCATCAAAACCCGTCAGATCGCCTTCGAAAAGGGGGATCTCATCCTCCTGCATACGGACGGGGTAACCGAGGCCGAAAATGATGCCGGAGAATTGTTTGGCATGGAACGCCTGTGCCGCGAAGCAGTTCGCTTGAAGGATCTGAGCGCTGAGAAAATCGTTGCCGAAATCGTCGCGACACTGATGCTCTTCATCGGATCGCAGAAGATTTACGACGACATCACGCTTCTCGCAGTACGGCACAGGTGA
- a CDS encoding MocE family 2Fe-2S type ferredoxin, whose translation MIWVSAGKLDDIEQEGAIRFDHGGRTYAIYRGPDDSVYCTAGLCTHEAIHLADGLVMNFEVECPKHSGAFDYRTGEAIRLPACENLKTYPAEVIDGEVRVALA comes from the coding sequence ATGATCTGGGTTTCAGCTGGCAAACTCGACGACATCGAACAGGAAGGCGCCATCCGCTTCGACCATGGCGGGCGCACCTACGCGATCTACCGTGGCCCGGATGACAGCGTCTACTGCACCGCCGGGCTCTGCACCCACGAGGCGATCCATCTCGCCGACGGACTGGTCATGAATTTCGAGGTGGAATGTCCAAAACATTCCGGCGCCTTCGACTATCGCACTGGCGAGGCCATCAGGCTTCCGGCCTGCGAAAATCTGAAAACCTATCCGGCAGAGGTGATCGACGGAGAGGTTCGCGTCGCTCTGGCTTGA
- a CDS encoding bifunctional diguanylate cyclase/phosphodiesterase gives MRKIRAASPALGQTQAEASSSIDRLLFFDRDFNPVENLLGNELPASVKPAASLWEHFPQLDKSAITLAFRSLDDSAQPLRISGDLGGPASHGLTIYRIGELFAVVRSEELVDDERATLLHLATHDPLTGLPNRRQFSDDLAVLLQEAAGSNETLSLMQLDLDDFKPVNDTLGHPAGDTLLQSAARRIQDCLSSDDRAYRLAGDEFTVISRGPGHPAKAHRLADALVAAFKKPFTIDGIALFVGTSIGISTSPPDGTSPEELMKASDLALYAAKQEGRGRAKAFDPAMLELLEQRELLRRSLRMALDQQQFFVEYQPLAEGGCIVGFEALLRWHHPLLGKIPPAAFIPMAEADGMMPDIGAWVLEQACREAMKWPENYIVAVNVSAAEFLTSGLTDRISQTLDLVGLPPERLELEITESVLLERTVNNIDTLNTLNVLGIRISLDDFGTEYSSLSYLKTFPFDTIKIDKYFITDLESDPKSQTIVRCIVNLAHGLDMQVTAEGVETPAQAEWLHSVGCDRLQGYLVSRPLPVEAIGEFINRAETSVSPALV, from the coding sequence ATGCGGAAAATTCGTGCGGCCAGCCCGGCCCTCGGACAAACACAGGCAGAAGCTTCGAGTTCGATCGACCGGCTTTTGTTCTTTGACCGCGACTTCAATCCCGTCGAGAATTTGCTGGGCAACGAGCTGCCCGCATCCGTCAAACCGGCAGCGTCCCTTTGGGAACACTTTCCACAGCTGGACAAATCGGCGATCACGCTCGCTTTCCGCTCACTGGATGACAGTGCCCAGCCGTTACGAATATCGGGCGATCTGGGCGGGCCCGCATCGCACGGGCTGACGATCTATCGGATCGGAGAGCTGTTTGCCGTGGTTCGCTCCGAAGAGCTTGTTGACGACGAACGTGCGACCCTTCTGCATCTGGCGACCCACGACCCTCTGACGGGACTGCCGAACCGACGCCAGTTCAGCGACGACCTTGCTGTGCTGCTGCAGGAGGCCGCAGGCTCGAACGAGACCCTGTCCCTGATGCAGCTCGACCTTGACGATTTCAAGCCCGTCAACGACACGCTCGGGCATCCGGCCGGTGACACGCTTCTTCAATCTGCCGCAAGGCGTATTCAAGACTGCCTGAGCAGCGATGACAGAGCCTATCGCCTGGCCGGCGACGAATTCACCGTCATTTCCAGGGGCCCGGGACATCCGGCCAAAGCGCACCGGCTGGCGGACGCTTTGGTCGCGGCATTCAAAAAGCCCTTCACGATCGACGGCATTGCCCTCTTTGTCGGCACCAGCATCGGCATATCCACCTCTCCTCCGGATGGGACAAGTCCGGAAGAGCTAATGAAGGCGTCCGACCTCGCGCTCTATGCCGCCAAGCAGGAAGGGCGCGGCCGGGCAAAAGCCTTCGATCCCGCAATGCTTGAACTACTGGAGCAACGCGAATTGCTGCGCCGCAGCCTCCGCATGGCCTTGGACCAACAGCAATTCTTCGTCGAGTACCAACCCCTTGCCGAAGGCGGCTGCATCGTCGGGTTCGAAGCGTTGCTGAGATGGCACCACCCGCTGCTTGGAAAAATTCCACCGGCGGCATTCATTCCGATGGCCGAAGCCGATGGAATGATGCCTGACATCGGCGCATGGGTTTTGGAGCAGGCATGCCGCGAAGCGATGAAGTGGCCTGAGAATTACATCGTCGCCGTCAATGTCTCGGCGGCGGAATTCCTGACGAGCGGCCTTACCGATCGCATATCGCAGACGCTGGACCTGGTCGGGCTTCCGCCCGAGCGTCTGGAGCTCGAGATCACCGAAAGCGTGCTGCTCGAGCGGACCGTCAACAACATCGACACGCTGAATACGCTCAACGTGCTGGGGATACGGATCTCGCTTGACGATTTCGGGACCGAATATTCTTCGCTGAGCTACCTCAAGACATTCCCTTTCGACACGATCAAAATCGACAAATACTTCATCACCGATCTGGAAAGCGATCCGAAAAGCCAGACGATCGTCCGCTGCATCGTCAACCTCGCACATGGCCTCGACATGCAGGTGACGGCCGAAGGGGTCGAGACGCCGGCTCAGGCGGAATGGCTGCACAGCGTGGGCTGCGACAGGCTTCAGGGCTATCTGGTGAGCAGGCCGCTTCCGGTCGAGGCGATCGGCGAGTTCATCAACCGGGCTGAGACATCCGTGAGCCCCGCGCTGGTATAG
- a CDS encoding NAD(P)/FAD-dependent oxidoreductase, producing the protein MDGMVIIGAGESGTRAAFALREAGYSGPVTLVGAEPHLPYERPPLSKTIGDAVQMKLICAAEALDAAGITYLKGLSAAELDAGAGAVRLSDGRVLHYEKLLLATGARPRRLTCPGAARALDFRTHADAEAIFSRVGPGRSVAIIGAGLIGMELASVLRGKDVSVDVIEAAPKPLGRAVPARFAEKLHARHAAEGVRFQVDRGVAAIGDDGVTLTDGSLVPADLVVSAIGVLPDIALAEAAGLATGNGILTDACLRTSAPNVFAAGDCAAVAQPGGGHVRYESWRNARTQAETAARNMAGAAETFGALPWFWSDQYDLGLQVAGLPQPAHRIVLRSAAEGELEFYLDDGRLVAAAGLGNGNGLARDIKLAEMLIAAGISPSLPELADPSVGLKTLLKSARAA; encoded by the coding sequence ATGGACGGTATGGTCATCATCGGCGCCGGCGAATCCGGCACCCGGGCAGCCTTTGCCCTGCGTGAAGCAGGCTATTCGGGGCCTGTCACGCTGGTCGGCGCCGAGCCCCACCTGCCCTATGAACGGCCGCCTTTGTCGAAGACCATCGGCGATGCGGTGCAGATGAAGCTGATCTGCGCTGCAGAAGCGCTTGATGCCGCCGGCATCACCTATCTCAAGGGCCTGTCGGCCGCCGAGCTGGATGCTGGCGCCGGAGCGGTGCGCTTGAGCGACGGCCGGGTGCTCCACTACGAAAAGCTGCTTCTGGCCACCGGCGCGCGGCCGAGACGGCTCACATGTCCCGGTGCAGCGCGCGCACTCGATTTCCGCACCCACGCCGATGCCGAAGCGATCTTCTCCCGTGTTGGTCCCGGCCGGAGCGTGGCGATCATCGGCGCGGGTCTGATCGGGATGGAACTTGCATCGGTCCTTCGCGGAAAGGACGTTTCGGTCGACGTGATCGAAGCCGCACCGAAACCTTTGGGCCGCGCCGTCCCTGCCCGCTTTGCCGAAAAGCTGCACGCCAGGCATGCTGCCGAAGGTGTGCGCTTTCAGGTCGATCGGGGCGTGGCGGCGATCGGCGACGACGGCGTCACCCTGACCGACGGCAGCCTGGTGCCTGCCGATCTCGTCGTCAGCGCCATCGGCGTCCTGCCTGATATCGCTTTGGCGGAAGCGGCGGGACTGGCCACCGGCAACGGCATTCTGACGGACGCCTGTCTTCGCACCAGCGCACCGAACGTCTTCGCCGCAGGCGATTGCGCCGCGGTGGCTCAGCCGGGCGGCGGACATGTTCGCTATGAAAGCTGGCGGAACGCCAGGACGCAGGCCGAGACCGCGGCGCGAAACATGGCCGGTGCCGCCGAGACCTTCGGCGCCCTCCCCTGGTTCTGGTCCGACCAGTATGATCTTGGCCTGCAGGTGGCGGGGCTGCCGCAGCCCGCCCATCGGATCGTCCTGCGTTCGGCCGCGGAGGGTGAACTGGAATTTTATCTCGATGACGGACGCCTGGTGGCAGCGGCGGGCTTGGGCAACGGCAATGGCCTGGCGAGGGACATCAAGCTCGCCGAGATGCTGATTGCCGCAGGCATCAGCCCCAGCCTCCCGGAACTGGCCGACCCGAGTGTGGGCCTCAAAACCCTGCTGAAGAGCGCAAGGGCCGCGTGA
- a CDS encoding EAL domain-containing protein: MFTVLTCVTEQHDLTLVGLAGLICFLASHCALVLLHRATLSDGAVRWVWLLTAGAAGGFGIWATHFIAMLAYDPGVVVGYHAGLTLVSLLVAIVATTAAVAAKIAYDRWVANVLAGVLFGVGIWSMHFAGMLAIEFPGEISWDTGFVTASVVLGVAFSVAAFRFAGRSGRSTLGKLVPTVLLTLGVVALHFTATAGVTVIPGITALDPAMLLSPALMAVTIAAVTFSLLAAGFAAAIFVVRSQAKTAGAERNFKLLVQGVTDYAIYMLDPDGKVSNWNAGAERAKGYSADEIVGKDFSLFYSEEDRRNGLPQRALRTARSEGKFEAQGWRYRKDGSSFWAHVVIDPIYDEAGALIGYAKITKDNSKQKADADRIEEVTRNLDVALENIGQGICMFDRDERLLLCNKRYLEIFRFPEGSVRPGMVYREIVDIGYAANTEDPGEAAARAEAHYTRNMALIRSGAGSAVHKYPSGISIQQNVNILPNGGWVVTFEDITDRLKSEEQVAFLAKHDGLTGLPNRLQFGESVSEEMMIADRVRGNVAVIGIDLDKFKEINDQHGHGTGDKVLVELARRLDEARQEGEFIARFGGDEFAATKRFDELSALHDFIARLEGALTGTVTIDGFEIKTGASLGVAVYPSDAAGVDGLLANADLAMYRAKQSLLQKVCFYEAAMDEHARRRRSLAKDLWASIDRSQLHLHYQVQKSVRTGEITGYEVLLRWRHHERGNIPPMDFIGLAEECGAILPIGEWVLREACREAASWNNSHKIAVNLSPIQLGHADMAAVISEILLETGLNPRRLEIEITESSIIVDKDKALRTMRQIKALGVSIAIDDFGTGYSSLETLRSFPFDKIKLDKSFMAEVETSPQSKAIVRAILALGRSLEVPVLAEGVETQAQLDTLLEEQCDEAQGYLLGKPQAMGEPAVEKAA; the protein is encoded by the coding sequence ATGTTTACCGTTCTGACGTGCGTTACCGAGCAGCATGATCTCACGCTGGTCGGGCTTGCGGGTCTGATCTGCTTTCTCGCCAGCCATTGCGCGCTCGTTCTGCTGCATCGGGCGACCTTGTCCGATGGCGCGGTTCGGTGGGTGTGGCTGCTGACGGCGGGAGCGGCGGGTGGTTTCGGTATCTGGGCCACGCATTTCATCGCCATGCTGGCATACGACCCCGGTGTCGTCGTCGGTTATCATGCCGGATTGACGCTGGTCTCGCTGCTGGTCGCGATCGTGGCGACGACGGCGGCGGTTGCCGCCAAGATCGCCTATGACAGATGGGTGGCGAACGTCCTGGCGGGCGTACTCTTCGGCGTCGGTATCTGGTCTATGCATTTCGCCGGCATGTTGGCGATCGAATTCCCCGGTGAAATCTCGTGGGATACGGGCTTCGTGACGGCCTCGGTGGTTCTCGGCGTGGCGTTTTCAGTGGCTGCCTTTCGATTTGCAGGCCGGAGCGGCCGGTCGACTTTGGGTAAGCTGGTTCCGACGGTTCTCCTGACGCTTGGCGTCGTCGCGCTGCATTTCACCGCGACGGCGGGGGTGACGGTCATTCCCGGCATCACCGCGCTCGATCCCGCCATGCTGCTTTCGCCGGCGCTGATGGCGGTGACGATCGCCGCCGTTACCTTTTCGCTGCTGGCGGCGGGTTTTGCGGCCGCCATCTTCGTCGTGCGCTCGCAGGCCAAGACGGCCGGGGCCGAGCGCAACTTCAAGCTCCTGGTGCAAGGGGTGACCGACTACGCGATCTATATGCTCGATCCGGATGGCAAGGTCAGCAACTGGAATGCCGGCGCCGAGCGCGCCAAGGGCTACAGCGCCGATGAGATCGTCGGCAAGGATTTCTCGCTGTTCTATTCTGAGGAGGATCGGAGGAATGGGCTGCCGCAGCGGGCGCTTCGAACCGCCCGCAGCGAAGGCAAGTTCGAAGCCCAGGGGTGGCGTTACCGCAAGGACGGCTCCTCCTTCTGGGCCCATGTCGTCATCGACCCGATCTATGACGAGGCCGGCGCACTGATCGGCTATGCCAAGATCACCAAGGACAACAGCAAGCAGAAGGCGGATGCCGACCGGATCGAGGAGGTCACCCGCAATCTCGACGTCGCGCTCGAAAATATCGGCCAGGGCATCTGCATGTTCGACAGGGACGAGCGTCTGCTGCTTTGCAACAAACGCTATCTGGAAATCTTCCGGTTCCCCGAGGGATCGGTGCGTCCCGGCATGGTGTACCGTGAGATCGTCGACATCGGCTATGCCGCCAACACCGAGGACCCCGGCGAGGCGGCCGCGCGGGCCGAGGCGCATTATACCAGGAACATGGCGCTGATCAGATCAGGCGCCGGCAGTGCGGTTCACAAATATCCGAGCGGCATATCCATCCAGCAGAATGTCAACATCCTGCCCAATGGCGGCTGGGTCGTCACCTTCGAAGACATCACCGATCGCCTGAAATCCGAGGAGCAGGTCGCTTTCCTTGCCAAGCATGACGGCCTGACGGGCTTGCCGAACCGGCTGCAGTTCGGCGAAAGCGTCTCGGAGGAAATGATGATCGCCGACCGGGTGAGGGGCAACGTCGCCGTCATCGGCATCGATCTCGACAAGTTCAAGGAGATCAACGACCAGCACGGCCACGGCACCGGCGACAAGGTGCTTGTCGAACTGGCGCGCCGTCTCGACGAAGCGCGGCAGGAGGGCGAGTTCATCGCCCGGTTCGGCGGAGACGAGTTCGCCGCGACCAAGCGCTTCGATGAGCTGAGCGCGCTCCACGATTTCATCGCGCGGCTCGAAGGCGCGCTGACCGGGACGGTCACGATCGACGGCTTCGAGATCAAGACGGGCGCCAGCCTCGGCGTGGCGGTTTATCCAAGCGATGCGGCAGGCGTCGACGGCCTTCTCGCCAATGCCGACCTTGCCATGTACCGCGCCAAACAATCCTTGCTGCAGAAGGTCTGCTTCTACGAGGCTGCAATGGACGAGCATGCGCGCCGCCGCCGCTCGCTCGCCAAGGACCTCTGGGCCTCGATCGACCGCAGCCAGCTGCATCTGCATTATCAGGTGCAGAAATCGGTGCGGACGGGCGAGATCACCGGCTACGAAGTTCTGCTGCGCTGGCGGCATCACGAACGCGGCAACATCCCGCCCATGGATTTCATCGGCCTTGCCGAGGAATGCGGCGCGATCCTGCCGATCGGCGAATGGGTGCTCAGGGAAGCCTGCCGCGAGGCGGCAAGCTGGAACAACAGCCACAAGATCGCCGTCAACCTGTCGCCGATCCAGCTCGGCCATGCCGATATGGCCGCCGTCATATCGGAGATCCTTCTGGAAACCGGTCTGAACCCGCGGCGTCTCGAAATCGAGATCACCGAAAGCTCGATCATCGTCGACAAGGACAAGGCCTTGCGGACGATGCGGCAGATCAAGGCGCTCGGCGTGTCGATCGCGATCGACGACTTCGGCACCGGCTATTCCTCACTGGAGACGCTGCGCTCCTTCCCGTTCGACAAGATCAAACTCGACAAGAGCTTCATGGCCGAGGTCGAAACCAGCCCGCAGTCAAAGGCGATCGTCCGCGCCATCCTGGCCCTTGGCCGCAGCCTGGAGGTGCCGGTGCTGGCGGAGGGCGTGGAAACCCAGGCGCAGCTCGACACGCTCTTGGAAGAACAATGCGACGAGGCGCAGGGTTATCTGCTTGGCAAGCCGCAGGCGATGGGCGAGCCGGCGGTTGAGAAGGCGGCTTGA